From the genome of Deferribacteraceae bacterium V6Fe1:
TTCTCCATCTAAGTTAACCAAAGGGCCGCCGCTATTTCCGGGATTGATAGGTGCATCGATTTGTATGAAAGTCGAAAAAGAATTATTTATATTCAAAATGCGGTTAGTATTGCTCACTACGCCTGTGCTTACAGAGCTTTCAAGCCCGTAAGGGTTTCCCATTGCAATAACAGTTTCCCCAAGCATAATATCACTACTTGTACCAAGGGTCACGGGGGTAACGTTTTTAATATTTTTTACCTTAATTATTGCTATGTCCAGGTCTTCATCACCACCTATCAGCTCTGCTTCATATTGAATTTCATCCCCTGCTACGGCATAAATTTTAGAAGCTGATTTTATCACATGATAATTTGTCACAGCAGTACCATCGGTATCAATAAAAAAACCGGAGCCAATACTTTCTGTCTTATAAGTCTTTTTAAAACCAAAAAATTCACCGAAGAAAGGGTCATCAAAGAAGGGGTTGAAATCCCTTTGGACTATTCTCTCTGTTCTTATATTAATTACACTGTTTTTAATAAGTTTGACAGCCTTGACAACTTCCGTCTCCCTGTGGGAGCAAAATGCAAAATTTGCAGCAAGAAGTATTATTAGTATTGACTTAACAATCTTGTTCAACATAGATGCAATAATAATTGAAAAAATAATTAAATTCAATGAAATATCTGCTAAAATATGTTATGATTTTATAAATACTTTATATGAGAAGGAGTATATGATGAATCGCTTGGGAGAAGATCTGTTAGCAAAAGGTTTGATATCGAAAGAGCAGCTGAATACAGCTCTTGAAAGACAAAAGGTTACTAAAGAAAGATTGGGCAATATATTGGTGAAACTTGGGTTTATCACTGAGCAGGATCTGTCTAATTTTTTAATAGAAAAGTATAATGTGCCAAAATATTCGGAAGAAACGGTAAGTATCCCCGCAAGTTTACAAAAGATGGTAGATTTTAATTATGTTGTAAATTATGGGATTATTCCGTTCAAGGCTGACGATAAATCTATCTATGTGGGGATTAATAACTTTAACAATTTGATTGAAATTGACTCATTAAACCAAAGATTGGGGAAGAAGGTTGTCCCTTACTTTTTCAAAGATTCGATGTTTGAAAAGATAATGAGTGATTTTGCTAAATTTCCTTATGGCGTTAAAGATTATGAGTTTAAACCTTTCAAGGTATTTGCTAAGGATAAGCTTAATTCCAATTACACCCTTGCAGATTTTTTGAAGGTACTTGAAGAGTTTGACAGCTCATTGAAATATGTAATATTTATGGAAGGGGAGAGGCCTGTTGCCAGAAAGTCAAGAGTAAATTACAGGCTTGTTTTTGATGAGATTAAAAGGGCTAAGATTCTTGAGTTTATTAAACAGACAACAGGGGAAGATGAACGTAAAAAGCTTGTTAAGGATGGGTATGTTAATTTTAAAAAAGAGTTTAACAATAAAACATATTCCTTTTTAATTTTTAAAAGCCAAGATAAGTTTAGTATCCATGTAAAAGATGCATCATCCACTATTCCTGATATTGAAAACTTGGGATTTAAAGAAGATATACAAAAATACTTAGTCCAAGTCCCAAAAGGGCTGACTATTTTTACCGCTCCGTACAGACACGGAAAGAGCACCGTATTTTCTTCCATTGTAAATCTATATAACAAAACTAAGCCTTTTAATATTGTCATGATAGATACTAATATTGAAAACTATATCCCTCAGAATAAATCAGTTGTCACTATTATTGAGTGTGAAGAAAAGAGTCAGTTTTCAAAAAAATTGAGAATTGCAAATGAATTGGACCCTGATGTTGTTTTTGTTTCTGACATTCCGGATGTTGAAACACTTGATATGCTTCTCAATATATGTGAGTCCGGGGCGTCTGTATTTGTTGCAATGGATTGTGGCAGTATTAGTGTGTTTTTCGAAAAGATAAATCTGATTGCTGCAGGTGCCAGCGACTACTATTTGAGCAGACTTGCAGATATGATAAACGGTATTATAAATATGCGCCTTGTGCCTGTCAAAGGAATAGATAGACGGATTTTGGTTTATGAATCTGTATTTAATGCCTTTAAGCTTAAAAAAGCAATTAAGGATAAAAATTTTTCGTATATAGATACGCAATTTAAGGGGACACCCGATTTTATCCCAATAGAGAAAAAACTTGCAGAATTGTTTAATAAGGGTACGATTGAGTATGATGTGGCTGAGACTTTTTCAAATGATGTGGAGCTCTTCAAGAGGTATGCTAACATAAATATTTAAGATGGATATACAGACTTTTTTTTCTGTGGACTCCCCCCTTGTTTCGCTTCTCCCTGATTTCAAAGTGCGAAAATACCAGGGGGATTTGTCCGCATTTATTAATGATACGATAGAAAATTATGAGACATCTGTGATAGAAGCTCCTACGGGGAGCGGTAAGACACTGGCATATCTTATCCCTGCATTTTTATCTAATAAGAAAGTGATAATATCCACCAAATCAAAACAACTTATGAATCAGCTGTACTATAAGGATATAGCGGCACTTAAACAGCTTACTATATGGGATAAGTATGTAAGTGTGTTGAAAGGGAAGAAAAACTACTTTTGTTTGCAGAGATATTACAAGTATATACTACCTTTTGCGGATGAATATCCTGATGTAGTGGAGTGGTATGGTGATAAAAAGAATGAAGAGATTCTTGAAGTGCCATTTTATAGATTTGATGAAGCGGTGCATGACAAGATAACTGCCGATAGTTTTCAGTGTAGTGCCGGCAAGTGCGAATATTTTGGTGTATGTCATTTTTATCGGGCAAAAGAGATTGCCAATATGTCTGATATCGTTATAACAAATCACTATTTGCTTCTTACTGATATAGCTTCAAAAAGTAAATCTGGCTTTTTGTCAAACTTTGAAAATTTTGACCATATTATTTTCGATGAAGCACACTCGATTGTTGATATTTTCCCGATGTTTGCTGGCGAAGAGGTTTCTTTGAATAACCTGAAATCTTTTTTAAAAGATAATAAAGATTTGATAAGGATTGACATATATACGGAGATAACAAATAAAATTAGAGTTTTTGAAACTAAGATTAAAAATAAAGAAACTTTGAATGAAAACCATATAAATACTTTCGAGAATATTTTAAATTTTATCAGAGAAAATATATTGGATTTGTTGGAAAATGATGAAAGGGAAAATTTTAAAAAGATTGAAAAAAGTTTTAAGTTTATACTTGAGCATACGGGGGTGAAGTTGGTTGAGCCCACCAAACAGTCGGCACTAATAAAATTATTGCCTTTAAAAGTTAATGACATATTTTACGAGGGGCTTACTAAAACGGCTATTAGTGCTACTTTTATCAGTGCTACCCTTACTACGGACAAATCGTTCGATTTTTTCAAGCAAGAGCTTGGTTTGCCAAACAATATCTCTGAATATATTGTCGACCAAAATAATTTTAGGAAGAATTCCGTATATGTAATCCCTAAGAATGCCAAAGATAAGTCAAAGCTATATGTAGAGTATGTGAGTAAAATTGATGCACCAATGCTTATAATTTTTAACAGCATAAGCATGATGAATAAAATGTATGAAATATTAAAAGAGAATGTTAAAAATAAGAATATTATTTTGCAGCAAAGTGTAAATATGGGTGAATTTTTCGCTGACAGTAAAGATGTTATACTTGGCTGTGCTGTTTTGAGAGAAGGGATAGACATAAAGACAAATTCTAAAATAAAATGTGTAATTATAGACAAACTTCCCTTTGAAAATATCAGTGATGTTTATCTGAATATGAAGGCAAAAGATATTGAAGAAAACGGCAAAAATTCTTTTAAAGACTTTTATCTGCCGCGCGCAGTTATATATTTCAAACAATCTATCGGAAGATTGATTAGAAGTGAAGATGATTCAGGTGTTTGTATAATTTTGGATGACAGGGTACTTACTAAAAATTATGGAAAGTATTTCCTTGAAGAAATAGATAAAAATAGAATATATGATGATTTGCAGTCTGCACTTAATGATTTGGAGGATAGTTATGAACAGTATTAAATTGGACTATAATTTTTGTATGAGCGATAACGTTAATTCATCTATTTCATACGATGACTTGCAAAAAAAGATAAATCAAGTCAAGTCAGGCTATTCCAAACTTATGGAAATGGTTTCAAGTGGTGAGGTAGGATTTACTAAGTTGCCTGACAAAGACTTAAGCAAGATTGTAGATTATGCGAAAAGTGTGAGCGGGCAGTTCAATGATATGATTGTTATTGGAATTGGCGGTTCTTCATTGGGACTTGAGGCAATAGAGAATGCTCTTTTACCATTTAATTTTAATACATTAAGCCTTGCGGAAAGAGGATATTTCCCAAGGCTTTGGGTAGCAGACAATGTTGACCCCGTAAAGATAGGGTGGATACTCAAAAAGTGCAATCCTGAGGATACGTTGGTCTTGATAGTGACAAAATCGGGAAGTACCGTTGAGACAGCCGCAAATGCTTGTATTGTAATTGAATGGCTTAAAGAGTCAGGCGTTGATATTAAAAAGCATGTTGTGGCGATTACCGACCCTGAAAGCGGGAGTTTGAGAAAATATGTAAATGAGTCCGGTATTCAGTCATTTGAGGTTGAAAAGAATGTGGGTGGGAGATTTTCAGTTTTATCTGCGGTGGGGCTTTTGCCTGCTGCAATTTTGGGCGTAAAAGCAGACAAATTATTGGAAGGTGCTAAATATGCACTTGAAAATGAAAGGCAGTTTTTAACACTTTCGGCTATTTACTTGCATTATTATCTTGAGAAAAGAATAAATGTATTAATGCCTTATAGTTCAAGTTTACAAAAGTTTTCTTTTTGGTTTTCACAGCTTTGGGCTGAGAGTCTTGGCAAAAAGTATGATATGAGTGGCAATGAGGTGTTTACAGGGACGACTCCGTTTCCTGCAATAGGTGCCAATGACCAACATTCATTGGTGCAGCTTTTTAGAGAAGGTCCTGATGATAAGCTGATTACATTTGTGGAAGTGAAAAGTCATGCTTTGGAGAAATCTATCAAGGAGCCTTTTTATGGGGATTTCGACTATTTGAAAGGGGTAGAGCTGTCAGCCCTTTTAAATACAGAACTTGCCGCTACTGAAGCTGCTCTTTTAAAAAGTAATAGACCGAGTTTAAAAATCATTGTTGATTATCTTGATGAATTTTCTTTGGGATATCTTTTTATGTTATATGAACTTACTACCGCTATAGTAGGTCTTAGTTTAAATGTTAATCCGTTTGACCAGCCCGGTGTTGAGGAAGGAAAACAGTTTGCATATGGAATTTTGGGTAGAAAAGGGTTTGAAGAAAAGCTTATGGAATTTAAAAAACTGAATAGTAAAATTGATGAGTACATTATTTGAACAAGAGCTACTTAAAAATCTAACTTACTGTAAGAATAAAAAAATACTTGTTGCCTTTTCAGGTGGGGCTGATTCATCCGCTCTTTTGTATGCTCTTGTAAAAAATGATTTTGATGTAATTGCTTGCCATGTGAATCATTCCATAAGAGGAGAGTTTGCAGACAGGGATGAAATGTTTTGCGTAGATTTTTGTAAAAAGCTTAATGTGGAATTGATTGTAAAGAGAATAAATGTTCCGGAATATGTGAGAAAAAATAATGTTAGTGTTGAGGATGCCGCGAGAAAGCTCAGGTATGACGAGCTATTTAAGGTATTTGAAGAGAAAAATGCTGATTACATGTTTACTGCTCACCATCTGGATGACCTTGTTGAAACATTTTTTGTAAAGCTTTTTCAAGGGAGCTCTATTTACAATTTGAAGGGATTTGGTTTTAATGAAGGGTTTTTAAAAAGACCTCTTCTTTATATTAAAAAGGAATTGATTCTTGATTTTATTAAAGAGGAAAATATTAAATATGTTGTTGATGAGACAAATTTTTCTTCAGATTATGTTAGAAATTGGCTGAGAGCAGAAATTATCCCCGTGATTAAGAGCTATAGTGCCGGATATTTAAAAAATATTATTAAAATTCAAAATGAATCTGGTGAGTTGAAAGATTATCTTTCACATAAGATAAAAAATGTAAAGTTTGATAGGCACAATACTTATTATTCTTGTTCTTTGAAAAAGCTCGTAAAATTGGATACTTATGAAAAAAAGTTTGTTTTTGCAGAATTTTTTAAAAAATTTTTCAGAGTAGAGAAAGTACATGTTGAGTTGGCTTTGGAATGTATTGAAAAGAGCGAGCACTCTGTGAGAATAAATTTACCAAAAGACTATATTTTTGAAAAAAGTTATGATAAAATCTATTTTTTTAATAAAAATATATTGTGCGGGTTTAGATATAATAAAAGCCCCGGAGAAAGTCGTGTTTTTATAAGTGAAATTGGTAAAAATATTGAGTTTTCCGGAGAGCTTACTCATATGGAATTAACGGTAAGAAACAGACTTCCCGGTGATAGATTAAAAGGGAAAAAAGTAAAAGACCTTTTTATAGATAAAAAAGTGGACCTTTTTTTGAGAGATATTTCATGTGTAGTTGAAAGTTGTGGCAAAATTATTTATGTTGAAAATATTACGGAAAGTGAAAGTATAAAAATAATATAGATTAGGAGAGTATATGAGTAAGCATGTTTTGGAACCTTTTATAAAAAAGGAAGATATAGCGTTAAAAGTAAAAGAGCTGGGTGAGAAAATTACAAATGATTTTAAAGGTGAGAAGGTGTTACTTGTGGGAGTATTGAAAGGTGCTTGGATGTTTCTAAGCGATTTGTCCAAAAATATAGATCTTGATGTTGAGATAAGTTTTATAAGTGTTTCAAGCTATGTTGGCGAGAAGACTACTACAAGTGGGGTTGTTCGTTTGATGTGTGATATAGACAGACCGCTTGAGGGTAAAAATTTGATTTTAGTGGAAGATATTGTTGATACAGGTTTGACCTTAAATTACTTGAAAAAGCTTCTTTCCGTAAGAAAACCAAAATCTATCAGTATTTGTACTCTTTTGGATAAACCGTCAAGAAGGGTAGCTCCGATTAATCCGGATTATTGTGCTTTTGAAATACCTGATGAATTTGTTGTAGGTTACGGACTTGATTTTAATAATAGGTATAGAAATTTGCCTGAAATATACAAGCTAATAATAGGCGAAGATAATTAGGAGGAGTAATGAAGAACAATTTTTATAAAAACATTTCTTTATGGTTTGTAATAGCATTACTGATGGTAGTAATGTTTAATTTTTTTGATGCAGGCCAGGGGGTCAGACAAAAGATATCCTATTCGGATTTTATTAATAAAGTAGCTACTGATCAGGTGCAGACTGTCCTTATCAAAGACAAGCTTATTACAGGCACATTTCAAAATGGTGAACAATTTGAAACTTTTGCCCCGGATGATAATGAACTTGTCAAGATGTTAAGAGAGCACAATGTTCAGATATTTGTCAAGCCGCCTGAGCAAAATCCTTGGTATCTTCAAATTTTAATTTCATGGCTTCCAATGATTCTTTTGATAGGGGTATGGATTTTCTTCATGAGACAGATGCAGGGCGGAAGCGGCAAAGCGTTTAGTTTTGGCAAAAGTAAAGCAAAGCTTTTAACTCAGGATCAGCACAAAGTCACTTTTAAAGATGTGGCAGGTGTCGAAGAGGCTAAAGAAGAGCTTGAAGAAATAATAGAATTTTTAAAAGATCCGCACAAATTTCAAAAATTGGGTGGAAAGATTCCAAAAGGTGTTCTTCTGGTTGGCCCTCCGGGGACAGGTAAGACACTTTTGGCAAAAGCTGTGGCCGGTGAGGCCGGTGTGCCGTTTTTTACAATAAGCGGTTCGGATTTCGTTGAAATGTTTGTCGGTGTCGGAGCCTCCAGAGTGAGAGATTTGTTTGAACAAGGGAAAAAGAATGCTCCCTGTATAATTTTTATAGATGAAATTGACGCTGTGGGTAGACACAGAGGTGCAGGTCTTGGCGGAGGCCATGATGAAAGGGAACAGACATTGAATCAGCTTCTTGTGGAAATGGACGGATTTGAATCCGCAGAAGGGGTTATTCTTATTGCTGCAACTAACAGGCCTGATGTGTTAGACCCGGCTTTATTAAGACCGGGAAGATTTGACAGGCAGGTTGTCGTTCCGAGACCAGATTTTAAAGGGAGATTTGAGATATTAAAAGTACATGCTTCTAAGACACCCCTTGCTGATGATGTAAATTTGGAAATAATCGCAAAAGGTACACCGGGGTTTGCAGGCGCTGAGCTTGCTAATCTTGTAAATGAAGCAGCACTTCTTGCAGCAAGAAAAAATAAAGATAAAGTCGGTATGGCAGAGTTTGAAGAGGCTAAAGACAAGGTGATGATGGGGAAAGAGAGAAGGAGCATGGTTATTTCGGAAGAAGAGAAGGAAAATACCGCTTATCATGAAGCCGGCCATGCTATTGTCGCAAAATTTATCCCCGGCAGCGACCCTGTTCACAAAGTTAGTATCATTCCAAGAGGTATGGCACTTGGTGTTACACAGCAATTGCCTAAGGATGATAAATATATGTACACAAAAGAATATCTTGAAGGAAGACTCGCCGTATTAATGGGGGGTAGAGCAGCTGAGGTGTTGATTTTCAACAGGTATACGACAGGTGCAGGGAATGATATAGAAAGGGCTACAGATATTGCAAGAAATATGGTCTGTTCTTGGGGTATGAGTGAAAAGCTGGGGCCGCTTGCCTTTGGGAAGAAGGATGAGGCTATATTTTTGGGAAAAGAATTGTCAACTCATAAAAATTTTAGCGAGAAGACAGCAGTAATGATAGATGAAGAAGTAAAAGCTATTGTGACAACAAGCTACAGAAGAGCATATAAGATTTTGGAAGAACATTTGGATGTACTTCATGCTGTATCTAAGTTGTTGTTGGAAAAAGAGACTATTGATGGCAAAGATATCGATCAGATTATAAATGGTGTAGAGATTTCCGAAGAAGAAGTTGAAAAGAAGGATGATGTTACAGCAGATTAGCCCTGAGAAAGACAGATTGATATATGAAATAAAAAAGATAGGTGCTGACCCATACGCCCTAAAAATGTGGGAAAAAGGGGTCAATATTAATATAAAGTTTAAAAATATAAGCTATGCGCAGGCAAATATTATTAAGCAAGAAGCAATTGCAAGCGGTATTGATGCTGTAGTATCCAAAGGTACGGTATCGGGAGCAAAAGAGCGGACGGATATTTTGATTTTAGGAAACATAAATGGAGTAAGAAGGCTTGTTAAGCGGCTAAAGTTGCAGCCTTTCGGTTTGGAAAAGTTGGCGGAAGATATTAGTTTTTTAATATCTGCTAAGAGGAAAGATTATTTTTTGGCAAGAGATAAAAAGATTGAACTATCAAAAACAGTTATTATGGGTATATTAAATGCTACTCCCGACTCTTTCAGTGATGGTGGGCTGTATCTTTCAGAGGAAAGTATCGGTGAACGACTTGCATTGTTAAACAAATATTCGGACATTATAGATATCGGTGGTGAGTCGACAAGGCCCGGAGCTGCAGAGATTACAGATAGTGAGGAGATTAATAGAATTTCTTACCCGCTTGAAAAGGCATTGGAGTTAACTGATAAAGTAATTTCAGTTGATACTACAAAATCAAAGGTCGCAGAATATGCCCTAAAAAAAGGGGCACATATGATAAATGATATCAGTGGACTTACATTTGACGCTGATATGGCAAGAGTTTGTGCTGATTTTGGTGCTGCAGTTTGTATTATGCATATCAAAGGAAGACCAAAAGATATGCAAGAAAATACGGACTATGGAAATATGCTTGAAGAGATAAAGTGCTTTTTACATGACCGTATAGATTACGCTTTGAAAATGGGAATTGATGAGGATAAAATAATAATAGATCCCGGCATAGGATTTGGTAAATCATTGGAAGATAATTATGTTATAATTAAATATCTTAAAGAGTTTGAAAGTTTTGGATTCCCTTTGTTGATTGGGCTGTCGAGAAAATCTTTGATAGGCAAGGTAGATGGGAGTAAGGCAAATGAAAGGGATTTAACGTCTAAGGTACTTGAGGCAATAAGTGTTGTAAATGGTGCCGATATTATTAGGACGCATGACGTGGAGAATTTAAGTAAAATAATTACTGTTGTTGATTTTTATAAAAAGGTGAATATTAATGATTGAAATTTTAAAATCATTCTCCATCGTTGATGTTATAGATATCGCAATAATCAGCTTTATCATTTATAAAGCTCTTATCCTCATCAAAGGGACGAGAGCCTTCAATATGATATTCGGCATTGTTGTAATAATTATTTTATCCCTTATTTCAAAATATGTGGGGCTTAAAACTACAAGTTGGGTAATGAGCAATCTTTCTGGTTACTTGTTTTTGACGATTATAGTGTTATTTCAGCCAGAAATAAGAAGGGCTTTGGCATTTATCGGTGATACGAAGGTTTTTGGTACGGGTGTGGTTAGTTATGAGAAAATTATTGATGAAATTACAAAAGCTGCGACAATACTTGCAAACAGGCAGATAGGTGCTTTAATTGTTTTGGAAAATGAGACGAAGCTGGAGCATTATATCCAGGCAGGCACACTTATTGATTCTTTGGTCACAAAGGATTTGCTTGTGAGTATTTTTATTCCGTATTCTCCGCTGCATGATGGTGCCGTTATTATCTCGGAAGGGAAGCTAAAATTTGCTGGTTCCATTTTACCTTTAACCAAGAAAGAGAATATTGATAAAAAGTTTGGTACAAGACACAGGGCAGCCCTTGGCATTACCGAGGAAACAGATGCAATATGTATTGTAGTCAGTGAAGAGAGGGGGACTATCTCATTGACTTACAAAGGGAAAATTTCAAGTGAGCTTGATGCGGAATTGCTGAAGTCTTCATTAGTTGATATAGTAAACATGTATAAAAGTAATAGTAAAAAAGGGAAAGTAAGTGACAAATAATCTTTTGCTTAAAATTACAAGTGTTGTTTTGGCTGTAGGTCTGTGGTTTTTTATAGCTACTTCCGATTATACTGAGGTAAGTTTTACTGTACCGATAAAGATAGAAAATCTTGATAGCAGCTTGGTTGCTATCAATAAAACTGGCCTTGTAAATGTTGTTTTAAAGGGACCTAACTTTTCACTTAAGAATATGTCATATAACGATATAAAAATAAGTGTCGATGCGTCAAACTTCAATGTGGGTGAGATAAAATACAGAATAAAGCTTAGCGAAGTTAAAGTACCGGCAGGGATAAGTGTGGTAGAAATAGTGCCTTCTGAAGCTGTTTTTTTGGTAGACGAAGTAATTACCAAGAGCGTAAAAGTTAACCCTACTTTTATAGGTGAGCCTTTAAAAGGGTACAAGGTGTCGAGCGTCAATATGATTCCTGACTCTGTTAAATTGCAGGGTGCTAAGAGAATATTATCGAAACTTGATTTTGTTGACACACTGCCCATTAATTTGTCTTCAAGATATGAGACTTTAATTTATAGTGTCGGATTGAAGTTGCCTGACGGTGTTAGTGTCGTTGAAAATACTCAGATTGATGCGATAGTAAAGTTTTCCGAAGATATTGTGGAATATAGTTTCAATGATTTTGTTATAAATTTCAGAGGAGCTAATCCTGACTTTAAGTATGAAATTATTGACAAGGAGATAAATGTAAAACTTAAAGGCAGATCTGACAGACTAAATTCAGACAATGCAAAAAAACTTTTAGAGCTATATGTGGATGTTTCAAAGGTTGATAAGCCTGGTAAATATCTTTTGAAGATAGATAAACTTTTAAAAGATGATATAGAAGTGGTATCTATCAATCCTGATAAAGTAAGAGTAAAGGTGGATAGATGAGAAAGTATTTTGGGACTGATGGTGTAAGAGGGAAAGCTAATATTTTCCCGATGACTGCCGAATTTGCATTGAAGCTCGGAATGGCAGCGGCAAAAGTATTTAAAAATGGCAGTAAAAAACATAAAATCGTTATTGGTAAAGATACGAGAATTTCCGGGTATATGTTTGAAAATGCAATAGTATCAGGCATATGTTCAATGGGTGTGGACGCAATAATAGTCGGCGTTTTACCTACTCCGGCAATTGCATTTATTACAAGGAGTTTAAGAGCGGATGCAGGTGTAGTGATATCTGCTTCTCACAATCCGTATTATGATAACGGGATAAAATTTTTCTCATCGGAAGGGTATAAGCTCCCTGATGATTTGGAATTTAAGTTAGAGCAGCTTTTGGATGAAGATCTTGAATGTGCAAGTTCTGAGGATGTTGGGAAGGCTTACAGAATAGAAACCGCTATTGGAAGGTATGTGGAGTATGCCAAAGCATCGTTTGATAAAAGATATGATTTAAAAGGCCTTAAAATTGTACTTGATTGTGCTAATGGTGCTGCTTATAAGGTTGCACCAATGGCAATTAGTGAATTGGGTGCTGATGTTGTAGTTATAAATGACAGACCAAGCGGCAAAAATATCAACGAAAATTGCGGTGCTGTTTATCCTGAGCAGCTTTGTCAGACAGTTAAAGATGTCAAAGCGGATGTGGGTATATCCTTTGACGGAGATGCGGACAGAGTTATTTTTTGCGATGAAAATGGTGAGCTGGTTGACGGAGATTTTATTCTCGGTATTTGTGCAAAAGATATGAAATCCGAAGGGATTCTTAATAAAAATACTTTGGTTGCGACAGTAATGAGTAATATTGGCTTTGAAAACTCGCTTAAGAGAGAGGGTATTAATGTAGTGAGAAGTCAGGTAGGGGATAGATATGTCTTGGAGGAAATGCTCAAAGGAGGTTTTAATTTAGGCGGTGAGCAGTCTGGGCATATTATTTTTTCAGATTATAACACTACCGGAGATGGTCTGATAAGTGCTTTGCAATTATTGAAAATCTTGGTTAAAACAGGTAGACCTTTAAGTGAATTGAAGTCATTTATTTCTTTGTATCCACAGGTATTAAAGAATGTTGAGGTGCCATACAAAAGACCTTTGGATGAAATGAAGGAAACGGTAAAGAAAATTAAATCCATTGAAGAGAAATTGGAAGGGCAGGGTCGTATATTTGTAAGATATTCAGGGACTGAAAATAAACTCAGAGTCATGGCTGAAGGTGAAGATGA
Proteins encoded in this window:
- the ftsH gene encoding ATP-dependent zinc metalloprotease FtsH, which codes for MKNNFYKNISLWFVIALLMVVMFNFFDAGQGVRQKISYSDFINKVATDQVQTVLIKDKLITGTFQNGEQFETFAPDDNELVKMLREHNVQIFVKPPEQNPWYLQILISWLPMILLIGVWIFFMRQMQGGSGKAFSFGKSKAKLLTQDQHKVTFKDVAGVEEAKEELEEIIEFLKDPHKFQKLGGKIPKGVLLVGPPGTGKTLLAKAVAGEAGVPFFTISGSDFVEMFVGVGASRVRDLFEQGKKNAPCIIFIDEIDAVGRHRGAGLGGGHDEREQTLNQLLVEMDGFESAEGVILIAATNRPDVLDPALLRPGRFDRQVVVPRPDFKGRFEILKVHASKTPLADDVNLEIIAKGTPGFAGAELANLVNEAALLAARKNKDKVGMAEFEEAKDKVMMGKERRSMVISEEEKENTAYHEAGHAIVAKFIPGSDPVHKVSIIPRGMALGVTQQLPKDDKYMYTKEYLEGRLAVLMGGRAAEVLIFNRYTTGAGNDIERATDIARNMVCSWGMSEKLGPLAFGKKDEAIFLGKELSTHKNFSEKTAVMIDEEVKAIVTTSYRRAYKILEEHLDVLHAVSKLLLEKETIDGKDIDQIINGVEISEEEVEKKDDVTAD
- a CDS encoding TIGR00159 family protein; translation: MIEILKSFSIVDVIDIAIISFIIYKALILIKGTRAFNMIFGIVVIIILSLISKYVGLKTTSWVMSNLSGYLFLTIIVLFQPEIRRALAFIGDTKVFGTGVVSYEKIIDEITKAATILANRQIGALIVLENETKLEHYIQAGTLIDSLVTKDLLVSIFIPYSPLHDGAVIISEGKLKFAGSILPLTKKENIDKKFGTRHRAALGITEETDAICIVVSEERGTISLTYKGKISSELDAELLKSSLVDIVNMYKSNSKKGKVSDK
- a CDS encoding phosphoglucosamine mutase; this encodes MRKYFGTDGVRGKANIFPMTAEFALKLGMAAAKVFKNGSKKHKIVIGKDTRISGYMFENAIVSGICSMGVDAIIVGVLPTPAIAFITRSLRADAGVVISASHNPYYDNGIKFFSSEGYKLPDDLEFKLEQLLDEDLECASSEDVGKAYRIETAIGRYVEYAKASFDKRYDLKGLKIVLDCANGAAYKVAPMAISELGADVVVINDRPSGKNINENCGAVYPEQLCQTVKDVKADVGISFDGDADRVIFCDENGELVDGDFILGICAKDMKSEGILNKNTLVATVMSNIGFENSLKREGINVVRSQVGDRYVLEEMLKGGFNLGGEQSGHIIFSDYNTTGDGLISALQLLKILVKTGRPLSELKSFISLYPQVLKNVEVPYKRPLDEMKETVKKIKSIEEKLEGQGRIFVRYSGTENKLRVMAEGEDEKIITAYCDEVIQIALDEIKESTK
- the folP gene encoding dihydropteroate synthase, yielding MMLQQISPEKDRLIYEIKKIGADPYALKMWEKGVNINIKFKNISYAQANIIKQEAIASGIDAVVSKGTVSGAKERTDILILGNINGVRRLVKRLKLQPFGLEKLAEDISFLISAKRKDYFLARDKKIELSKTVIMGILNATPDSFSDGGLYLSEESIGERLALLNKYSDIIDIGGESTRPGAAEITDSEEINRISYPLEKALELTDKVISVDTTKSKVAEYALKKGAHMINDISGLTFDADMARVCADFGAAVCIMHIKGRPKDMQENTDYGNMLEEIKCFLHDRIDYALKMGIDEDKIIIDPGIGFGKSLEDNYVIIKYLKEFESFGFPLLIGLSRKSLIGKVDGSKANERDLTSKVLEAISVVNGADIIRTHDVENLSKIITVVDFYKKVNIND